The proteins below come from a single Bactrocera dorsalis isolate Fly_Bdor chromosome 5, ASM2337382v1, whole genome shotgun sequence genomic window:
- the LOC105227221 gene encoding uncharacterized protein LOC105227221 has translation MKLPANAPFPRNFLQIVAIVVVVCTPIAWGWRSFKVIFTSFPYTYNSNVIDAKLQIHNSSSDTYLSVALQVNEVLDDVYLKYAIALDLDEGNYTVLANRTVNFCKFLKQHSMDSVLRIIYEDILKEGNFIKKCPITKGLYTLREYHIDEEMLPSYVPEASFYAAMKISKANGQVLFDGKLYGKIDKSKGFNNLKMFSLG, from the exons ATGAAGCTGCCAGCGAACGCGCCCTTTCCACGCAACTTTTTAcaaattgttgctattgttgtagttgtgtgCACACCAATTGCCTGGGGATGG CGCTCTTTTAAAGTCATCTTCACCTCTTTCCCCTACACATATAACTCCAATGTGATAGACGCCAAATTGCAGAtccacaacagcagcagcgataCATACCTCTCAGTTGCCTTACAAGTCAATGAAGTGCTCGACGATGTGTATCTTAAATACGCTATTGCTTTGGATTTGGATGAGGGAAACTACACAGTGCTAGCCAATCGTAcggtaaatttttgtaaatttcttaaACAACATTCAATGGATTCCGTACTGCGTATCATATACGAAGATATACTGAAAGAGGGTAACTTTATCAAGAAATGTCCGATCACGAAAGGTCTTTACACGCTACGCGAATACCACATCGATGAGGAGATGCTGCCCAGTTATGTGCCCGAAGCAAGCTTCTATGCAGCGATGAAGATATCGAAGGCCAACGGGCAAGTGCTCTTCGATGGTAAGCTTTATGGAAAGATCGATAAATCGAAGGGTTTCAACAATCTGAAAATGTTCAGTTTGGGATAA
- the LOC105227218 gene encoding uncharacterized protein LOC105227218 gives MALRMKIFWLNFVFVLYCGWAAAEKVMRPSFKDVKVWSDEKYVTHKLAFDPKDPHLNFTLNVLKELHDVDLHTQIRIVQKKDPTYFFTTNSTMNFCRIISWRNASPIGALIHTYMKEYGNLIEKCPIVKGEYFIHRFWYPEDVTFATLPEVDFEINFSAYHVDASMNREMIINDHITGEGTVHDVNNVKPGLLALLPKVG, from the exons ATGGCGCttagaatgaaaatattttggttgaATTTCGTCTTTGTGCTGTACTGCGGTTGGGCGGCAGCAGAG aAAGTTATGCGCCCCAGTTTTAAGGACGTCAAAGTTTGGAGTGATGAGAAGTATGTGACGCATAAACTAGCCTTCGACCCAAAGGATCCACATCTTAACTTTACGCTTAATGTTTTGaag GAACTCCACGATGTTGATCTTCATACCCAGATTCGCATTGTTCAGAAAAAGGATCCCACATATTTCTTCACCACAAATTCGACAATGAATTTCTGTCGCATAATTAGTTGGCGTAATGCATCTCCGATCGGtgcacttatacatacatatatgaaggaATACGGAAATTTGATTGAAAAGTGTCCGATAGTGAAG GGTGAATATTTCATACATAGATTCTGGTATCCCGAGGATGTGACCTTCGCCACCTTGCCCGAAGtcgatttcgaaattaatttctcCGCTTATCACGTGGACGCCAGCATGAATCGTGAAATGATCATCAACGATCACATCACCGGCGAAGGCACCGTGCACGATGTGAACAATGTGAAGCCGGGTCTCTTGGCGCTGTTGCCGAAAGTGGGTTAA